Sequence from the Streptomyces mobaraensis NBRC 13819 = DSM 40847 genome:
GCGACCGACGACGCCGGTACGGTCCTGGGCACCGCCAACATGACGGTCAACCGGCCGGGCAACGGCGACCACATCGCCAGCGCCAGCTACATGGTGGACCCGGTGCACGCGGGCCGGGGCGTGGGCCGGGCCCTGTGCGCATACACCCTGGAGTGGGCGCGGGCGGCGGGCTTCCGAGGGATGCAGTTCAACGCGGTCGTGGAGTGCAACGAGCCGGCCGTGCGGCTGTACCAGTCGCTCGGCTTCGAGGTGGTGGGCACCGTGCCGGGCGCGTTCCGGCATCCGCGGGAGGGCTACGTCGGCCTGCACGTGATGTACCGGGAGCTGTGAGCGAAACGAGGCAGGACGGGGGCGGAGCGCGTACGGGCGACGGTCGCCCCGCCCCCGTCCCGTTCCCGTCCGCCCGCGCCCCGCGCCCGTCACCCGCGCGCCGCGCACAGCTCCTTCTCGGCCTCCCTCGTCCCCTTCGCCACAACAGCCGTGCCGCTCCCCCGGCGCCGCAGGTCGGGGACGAGGGTGAGCAGGCCGAGGACGGCCAGGACGGCGCCGAGCCACACCGGTCCGCGCAGGCCGAAGCCGGAGACGGTCAGTCCGCCGACCGAGGACCCGATGATGATCCCGAGGGTGATGAACGAGGAGTGGACCGTGTTGACCAAGGGACGGGCGTTGGCGGTGCGGTGGACGCGAGTGATCATCGCCGGGTTCATGGTCACGCCGACCAGTCCGATGCCCATCATGCAGACCACCGCGGGCACTGCGAGGTGGGCGAGCAGGGCGAGGCCGGTGAGGAACAGGGCGTTGAGGAGAAGACCGGTGAACAGCACCGGGAGGGCGTGGCGGTCGGCGAGCCGGGCGACGACGGAGTTGCCGAGCACGGTGGCGGCGCCGTACGCGATCAGCAGCAGCGGCACGGTGCCGGTGCCGAATCCCGTGACCTCGGTGAGCAGCGGGTTGAAGTAGCTGAAGGCGGCGAAGGTGGCCCCGATGATCAGGGTGCTGGTGGACAGCACCAGCCACAGCCGGGGGTTGCGGAAGGTGTCCAGCTCCCGCCGGAAGCTCTCGCCGCCCTCGGGCCGGCCCGGGCGCGGGACGCCGACGGCGGTGCACAGCGCGGCGACGGCGGTGAGCAGGCTGATCGCCCAGAACG
This genomic interval carries:
- a CDS encoding GNAT family N-acetyltransferase, whose translation is MQIREATGHDWAAIWPFLREITAAGETFVYPLDLDEEAARALWLLPAPNRTVVATDDAGTVLGTANMTVNRPGNGDHIASASYMVDPVHAGRGVGRALCAYTLEWARAAGFRGMQFNAVVECNEPAVRLYQSLGFEVVGTVPGAFRHPREGYVGLHVMYREL
- a CDS encoding MFS transporter, which encodes MSRATTVPRPVYVLALGIFAMVTSEFVVAGLMPQLAEGLDATVPEVGYLITAYAAAMALGGPFLTVALMRMCQKSALYVLFAVFLAGNVLAATATDYPVMLVARIVTGVASQAFFGIGVSLAAQLASPETRGRALGTVMNGLMLGTLLGLPLATLVGEHLGWRAAFWAISLLTAVAALCTAVGVPRPGRPEGGESFRRELDTFRNPRLWLVLSTSTLIIGATFAAFSYFNPLLTEVTGFGTGTVPLLLIAYGAATVLGNSVVARLADRHALPVLFTGLLLNALFLTGLALLAHLAVPAVVCMMGIGLVGVTMNPAMITRVHRTANARPLVNTVHSSFITLGIIIGSSVGGLTVSGFGLRGPVWLGAVLAVLGLLTLVPDLRRRGSGTAVVAKGTREAEKELCAARG